In the genome of Cervus elaphus chromosome 5, mCerEla1.1, whole genome shotgun sequence, the window ACCCTCCAATCCATATCAGTGGGGAAAGCAGGGAGCAACCAGAGGTGGTCAGAGGGGGGGCACTGCCCACCCTCGCTCTGTCCCCGGGAGTGCTCCACCAATGCCTTGTGTTCTCTCCAGAGGCCTGCCCACCAGCAccattctctgaaactctgcccctcgctgtgaccccatgggcacaCCTGTAGAAAGGACCAAGAAACTCATTTCCAAGGGGGCTTTGTTTTCTGGGTAGCCCCACCTTGTCGGGGGGAAGTTGGCACTGAAACACTGACTGACCGAGCCCTGGGAGTCACTAGGGGGCTCCGGAAGGTCACCCCTGATGGGGCAGGCCTGGGATCTCGGGGCCCATTTGTGCAGGGGCTACTGGCGGGTGGGTGACCTGTGCTGGGGACATTCAGGTGGGTGAGGGAGTGGGAACGCTCCCGCCTCAGAGGGCGTGGAGTGTCTAACCCATCCACGGACAGCCTCCGGGAGCTGGCCACTACCCTGTGCTCTGTCTTTGAGAGGTCAGCTGGGTGAATGGCTCGCACTGGCGTCTCCCTGGGGCGGGGAGAATGGCTGCCCCTAGGGGTAGCCGGGGGTGTCCAGAAGAGGGCGTGGAGCTTTGCAGCATCACCCCTCGCCATCCACTTGGCCTCCCAGCCGGCGCCCTCCTGTCGGGAGCCAAAGAGAGACTCATCGCAGTAAGAAGGAGTGTGGCTGATCAgtctgggaagggaagagaaacaaTGAGCAGGGGAAATAAGCCTTGTAACCTTttctcaccaccacccccatccccctccccccgccccggccaCGCCCCTGCAGCAGCAGAGGACTGCCTGTAGATCCCAGAGGTCCTTGTCTCCCAGCATGGTACCCACAGGGAAGCCACAGCCCTCATGTACCACTATCTTCAACTCTCACTATTTTCCCCCTGCTGAGCATCCAGTCCCCCTgcatcctccccatcccatcctgggCATGTGCCCAATTGGCCCACGCCAGGCCAATTTGCATACCCCATCCTCCTGACCACACTGATTGGCTCAGGACTAATCACATGACCCATTCTGCCCAATGGGAGTCTCCCTTAGAATCTTTGTGGACACTTACTAGGAGAGAAATGTCTTTCCTCCACTGAGTGCTTAAGAACGGGTAGGAAGGATATAAGGGCAAAGGAGCTGGTGGCCATCTCACCTGGAATGTGTGTGGGAAAGAATCCCAACATTTTGGGCCCCTGTTATATGAGCCCCAAATGCCCTTTGTCTGCTGAGGCCCGTTTAGCTTGTTTCCAAGCCCAATTCTTCTGTTATTTGCAACCAACACTAATATAACCTTAGTCTTCAGCgccttcactttttctttcaactcACCACTTCACCTTTTTCCTAGTGGCCCTGTCAGCCGAACCCTCTGCAGTCATGTGGCCCTTCTAACTGCATTTGAAATTGCACAGCCAAGCACGTGGCATGTAGAGGGTGCTGTGAGCTGGCACACCACCGgagtagcttttaaaatttttgaatatttactcAGGGCTTTTCCTGTATAGGCCCAGGACTCAGCTTGTCACTTGTGTTATCTCATTATTTCTCACAAAACCCACAGGATGGCAATATGATAATCCTATTTTAtaaacaagaaaactgaggcacagggaggatAACAAGGAAGGTACAGACAAGATTCAAATccagcccctgcccctctccACTCAAGGGCCCAAGCTCTTGATCACTAAGCCAGACTTAAATGCCTTAAGGGCCTCTCACCTTTGACTAGATTCattcagccatttttttttttattaatcccACAAATATTCATGGCATATCTATGAGGTGTGAGGTCCACGACTTTAGGCCAGAACTAAAAGTGCTCCCCATTCCCAAGCTGCAAGTCTTTGGAAAGTcaacattttggccacttgatttaACTGTTCAAACCCAGATTTGGTTGATACCTATGTCTGTCTGGTACCAAAGTTTCTGCTTAATAGCATCTCTACCTCTTATGCACCTTCTAACTTGACACCCTCTACCTGTCAGCATCCAGCACAAAATTCCACCCTCCAGGCGAGCATAGGGTTGGCTGGTGCCTCCCTGTCATAGACTTCTGTGAATGCAGCCTACAGTGACAGCAGCACTTTCAGCCACGTTGTAGATGTCAGTGCTGCTAATGTCAACCTGAGCCTGCCCTGTGCTCCATGGGAACTGTCAAGCAGACGTGACAATAATGGGGTCTTGCTTTTATCTCTGTTGAATTTTATCCTCTTAAATAGGCACTATTCCCACTCTCAATTAGCGTACATGCCTTTTGGCTCAGAATGGATCCCAAATAGGACTGGCTAGTTATTAAGGACGGAATTACCTCCCCCCAAAATTTGTGTTGAAttaaattaaggttaaatgaggccatgggctttcctggtgactcagtggtaaagaatctgcctgcaatgcaggagacctggatttgatccctggatcgggaagatccccttaaggaaggcacagcaacccactccagtcttcttgcctggagaaatccatggacagaggagcctggcaggctacagtccatggggttgcaaagagctggacatgactgaatgactaacacacacataaatgagGCCACAAAGATGAGGCTCTAATCCAATAGGAtttgtgtccttataagaagaggaagaggcaaCAAGAATGTAGACACTCAACGAAAAGTCCATGTGAGGACCCAGGGAATAGCTGGCCATCTGCAACCCAAGGATAGGCTTcaggagaaaccaaccctgctaGCATCTTGACTTTCGACTTTAAGCCTCCATAACCGTGAAAACTCAAATTTATGCTGTTTAGGCCTCCGAGtctatagtattttgttatagaTAACAAACCTGATTGATTAATGTACTAGTCTTTCATATCTCTGTTCAAGATACTGATGACAATCAATAAGATAGAGCCCTGTGGCCTCCCTCCAGACTAttaattgaaataatttaaataatcctTACAAAATAACCACTGGCATTAGATTCCATTTTTCTAacttgctggtggaaatgcagcAAGAACCATTTTCAAAATGACTTGCTTAAGTTTGGAATCACATCTATGTCATTTGATGGACTAACCACACTAGTAATTTTATGCAAATTGCTCTGTGATCTTGGAtaaatcaagggcttccctggtggctcagaaggtaaagaattctcctgcagtgcagaagacccaggttcaatccctgggttggaaagatcccccggagaaggaaatggcaacccactccactcttcttgcctggagaattccatggacagaggagcctggcaggctacagtatatggggtcgcaaagaaatggatacaactgagcgactaacactctctCTGTTGGACAAATCAGCTCACCCCTCTGGGCCTCAGAAGTCCAGTCTAATGGCAttaccatttatttattccttagTGTCAGGTAACCGTGCCAACCACTGTACATGTCTCACCCCCTTAAGTCTTTTCAATAACCCCACTACGTCCCACTTTCCACTGTGAGGAAatgggctcagagaggtcaaactgcttgcccaaggtcacacagcaggtgaTCAGCAGGGAATCTCCCTATCCTATTACCTGTATTTGTTCTTCTTCCTTGGTGTGAGGGTTGGGGTGCTGCCACTGGAAGAGGTGGACTCACAGCTCCCATTGGCCCCCAAGGCCTGTGACACCCCTGTCCCCAATCCTCTGGTTCTGTTGGCCTTCTTCATCCACGGTGGGTCAAAGTCTGGTGGTGCAGGCCGTATGCCTGCAGGGCTGCCAAACAAAGTCTCATCCACGTATGATGGCCTAACTTTGACCCGGTAGCCACCCCGGCCGCGGTGCTGAACGTGGAGGGTCTGCATCCCGCTGATGGCCAGCTCCACCGGGGTCTTCATGCTCTCTGTAGTCCTGGGTGACAGCAGGGGTGCTCTGCTTGCCAGGCCCTGCCTCCAGGGTTCCCTAAGAAAAGGGGTCAGGGTGGCAACATCTGTCATCAGAAAAGACTGGTAATCGATTAAGTCTCTGTCCCCAGGGCAAAACGGTCACATTCTCCCTCAACCAGTCTTCCTCAAAGGGGAGCTGCCAATCCCAGGGAACATTTCAGAAATTTGACCTTCTCTGAGTTGCTGTAATTAAGGggtgggcgtccctggtggctcagatggtaaagaatccacctgcagtgcaggagacctgggtttgatccctgggttgggaagatcccctggaggaggacatggcaacccactccagtattcctgcctggagaatccccatggacagaggagcctggcaggctacagtccatggattcgcagttaggcacgactgagtgactgagcacacagaaatGATGGGGACAGGGGTgctacaaatatttaatgagtaaaTACGCATTCCTAGCATactggtgtgtgctcagtcaataTTTACAGAACACTAGGGGGATGAACAAGAGATTTGGGCCTGTTCCTATTCTGGCACCAAACAGAAAGCCAACTAtgctggtgggggatgggggaaaCAGGGCAGTTTTCTATATCTTGTACATATTTATGGAGCAGAAATAATAACCAGCATTGATTGATCCCAAGCCTACCTCCTGCAAAGAGCTTTACAAGCATTGTCTCATTTCATCCTCTCAACACTCCTGTGAGGTAGCTTCCATTATTTTCATtctacagatgacaaaactgaggcttCAAAAGGTGTAGTCTCAAGTGTCAGTCACACCTATAAAGCTAAAACAGTGGAAATTGAATTTGACCTGATTAAGGGTCTAAAGCTCGTGCACTTTTAACCATTCCACTAGTAGGGGATCACACCCAGTCCTCCAGCTGCCCCACATTCACCGATCCCCAAGTCCACGTCCCTTAGATGTCTGATGTGCCCGCATTATCGAGTTATTTTCCTACCTGAGCATCTTGGCTCGCTGACGTCGGTCGTTACCCTCAGCGTCCCCTGCTCCCAGGCCTGGACTCTTTCGCGGGGGCCCTAGGGCACCGGTGGCGCGCACCGTACATCAGAATCGGCAGCTCTGAAATCCGGGAGCCCGCGAGCCCGGGAAGTTCCAAggccgcccccagccccagccgaAGCCGGGGACTCTGCGCGGAACGACTCAGCGCCGGCAGCCCGGCCCTAGCGACGTGTGttccgcgcgcgcgcgcgcgtccAACAGCAACCCGTGAGTGACAGGATGGGGCGGGTCGGCCTGAACCATTCACTCCTCGGGGGTGAGTTAAGGCCCCCGATTCCGGACGCCCCCCGGAGCTCCCCAAAGCTTCGGAAGGGGGACCTCCCGCGCCAGCAAGGGGAGTATGTGCGTGCATGTGGATCAAGCCTCCGGAGGCAGCAGAAGGAGCGGGAACGCAGCCGGGGCCTCGTGGAGGCGTCCCCCTGCCCCCGCCGCGCTGTTGGTATGACCCCACGGGCTCCGCCCCCTCCCGTTTCCCGGTGCCGGGGCCCGCATGGCTGCCGGCACGCGCCCGGCGGCCGCACCGCGGTCCAGAGCTAACATGGCCCAGTGGAAGAAGAAGAAGGGGCTCCGGAAGCGCCGGGGTGCGGCGTCCCAGTCCCGCAGCAGCGACTCGGAGGACGGCGAGTTTGAGATCCAGGCAGAAGATGACGCCCGGGCCCAGAAG includes:
- the RITA1 gene encoding RBPJ-interacting and tubulin-associated protein 1, which codes for MKTPVELAISGMQTLHVQHRGRGGYRVKVRPSYVDETLFGSPAGIRPAPPDFDPPWMKKANRTRGLGTGVSQALGANGSCESTSSSGSTPTLTPRKKNKYRLISHTPSYCDESLFGSRQEGAGWEAKWMARGDAAKLHALFWTPPATPRGSHSPRPRETPVRAIHPADLSKTEHRVVASSRRLSVDGLDTPRPLRRERSHSLTHLNVPSTGHPPASSPCTNGPRDPRPAPSGVTFRSPLVTPRARSVSVSVPTSPRQGGATQKTKPPWK